The following are encoded together in the Apodemus sylvaticus chromosome 11, mApoSyl1.1, whole genome shotgun sequence genome:
- the Tmem129 gene encoding E3 ubiquitin-protein ligase TM129 isoform X2 yields the protein MGMCFAASEKQLFSPAQAPEAWQLFLLLAVTLPLVSCSLIYYWSWDRWTRHPLAQTLALYALPQSGWQAVASSINTEFRRIDKFATGAPGARVIVTDTWVMKVTTYRVHVAQQQDVHLTVTESRQHDLSPDSNLPVQLLTIRVASTSPGTQPFDIRLNSSEYGELCEKLHAPIRSAANVVIRQSLGDLFLETFASLVEVNPAYSVPSNQELEACIGCMQTRASVKLVKTCQEPTVGECQQCYCRPMWCLTCMGKWFASRQDPQRPDTWLASRVPCPTCRARFCILDVCCVR from the exons ATGGGCATGTGCTTTGCAGCCTCAGAAAAGCAGCTCTTCTCCCCTGCTCAGGCCCCAGAAGCCTGGCAGCTCTTCCTTCTCCTGGCTGTGACCCTTCCCCTTGTCTCCTGTTCCCTGATCTACTATTGGTCCTGGGATAGGTGGACCCGACACCCACTGGCCCAAACACTGGCCCTCTATGCCCTTCCACAGTCTGGATGGCAGGCGGTTGCCTCTTCTATCAACACAGAGTTCCGACGGATTGACAAGTTTGCTACGGGGGCACCTGGTGCCAGAGTGATTGTGACAGACACATGGGTAATGAAGGTGACCACATACCGTGTGCATGTGGCTCAGCAACAGGATGTTCACTTGACTGTGACAGAGTCTCGGCAGCACGATCTCTCACCAGACTCAAACCTGCCTGTGCAGCTTCTTACCATCCGTGTGGCAAGCACCAGCCCTGGTACGCAGCCCTTTGATATCCG GCTGAACTCATCGGAATATGGTGAACTATGTGAGAAGCTCCATGCTCCAATCCGAAGTGCAGCCAATGTGGTCATCCGCCAGAGTCTTGGTGACCTCTTCCTGGAAACATTTGCTTCCCTTGTGGAGGTCAACCCAGCCTATTCAGTACCCAGCAACCAG GAGCTCGAGGCTTGTATAGGCTGCATGCAAACACGTGCCAGTGTGAAGCTGGTGAAGACCTGCCAGGAGCCGACGGTGGGCGAGTGCCAGCAGTGTTACTGCCGACCCATGTGGTGTCTCACCTGCATGGGCAAGTGGTTTGCCAGCCGCCAGGATCCCCAGCGCCCTGACACCTGGCTAGCTAGCCGTGTGCCCTGCCCCACTTGCCGTGCCCGCTTCTGCATCCTGGATGTGTGTTGTGTACGCTGA